One stretch of Rosistilla oblonga DNA includes these proteins:
- the radC gene encoding RadC family protein: MTAAKQPTDSATRRYQRYLPVIESVSARDGFPIDVVHRACDPEKRGFVTRVVNELVGQGWLLRESETADQTLYRWNTGLGEFSPTRWLDEKLFGNQVKLAPQEDRPRERLLAWGAESLRTAELLAILVRSGRPGESAMMAGEHLANEFAGKLDRLPTAGRGELKSISPAVEKTAYCQIMAGIELGRRIAALAGPPKTSKICSTAEAAEFCRRHFARLVSDQRREEFHIVTLDTKNQVIDTHCITVGTLDASLVHPREVFRAAIKDAAQSIVLVHNHPSGDPTPSPEDFAVTRRLESAGDTIGIGVLDHIVLGRQGHVSIRQAEN; this comes from the coding sequence ATGACAGCTGCCAAACAGCCAACCGATTCCGCGACGCGGCGTTACCAACGCTATCTGCCGGTGATCGAATCGGTCTCGGCTCGGGATGGATTTCCGATCGATGTAGTGCACCGCGCTTGCGATCCCGAAAAACGCGGTTTCGTCACCCGCGTTGTCAACGAACTCGTCGGTCAGGGGTGGTTGCTGCGCGAATCGGAAACCGCCGATCAAACGCTCTATCGCTGGAACACCGGGCTGGGAGAGTTTTCACCGACCCGGTGGCTTGACGAAAAATTGTTTGGCAACCAAGTCAAATTGGCGCCGCAAGAGGATCGGCCGCGGGAGCGTTTGTTGGCTTGGGGAGCGGAGAGTTTGCGGACGGCGGAGTTGTTGGCGATCCTGGTCCGCAGCGGCCGACCGGGGGAATCGGCGATGATGGCTGGCGAGCATTTGGCGAACGAGTTCGCTGGCAAACTGGACCGCTTGCCGACCGCCGGCCGCGGCGAGCTGAAGTCGATTAGTCCAGCCGTCGAGAAGACCGCTTATTGTCAGATTATGGCGGGGATCGAATTAGGGCGGCGGATCGCTGCGCTCGCCGGTCCGCCGAAAACCTCCAAGATTTGCAGCACTGCCGAAGCCGCGGAATTCTGTCGCCGGCATTTCGCTCGTTTGGTCAGCGATCAACGCCGCGAGGAGTTTCATATTGTCACGCTCGATACGAAGAACCAAGTCATCGACACGCATTGCATCACCGTTGGCACGTTGGATGCCAGCTTGGTCCATCCGCGCGAAGTCTTCCGAGCCGCGATCAAAGACGCGGCGCAGTCGATCGTGTTGGTCCACAATCATCCCTCGGGCGATCCGACTCCCAGTCCCGAGGATTTTGCCGTCACGCGGCGTTTGGAATCGGCCGGCGATACGATCGGGATCGGCGTCCTCGACCACATCGTCTTGGGCCGCCAAGGCCACGTAAGCATCCGCCAAGCCGAAAACTGA
- a CDS encoding transposase has product MSAASAIEGKPRHRAQPGRFLKRYRQAIADLLAAITLKMLRDQDWNGRYLLLLDSTLVATAGQTIENTFSTGNSKRRPAKNRRYTKYKYQRKSCHCFVFALLLTPDGLRVPMWLPYYTKPYAKAHKIKHRTQAQLAAQLICDAQVPAGIELIVLGDTAFDAKCVRAACRERGYFWIVPVNTNRVFAAKKHGKRPRVSLRIEQLPASRFQTIRLSIGAGPCAAQRRASCHRTARRRDGTKSTRTYHVHSERSEVHNVGMVMLVFSSSKPIGKKIKREGTKLLMTNAKHLSARQVCELYSLRWQIELFFKELKSTLGMNQYSFKDFEAVESWMGIVLITFCYLEWTRRRKLADRRIDDRQRKCWKHARSYTVREALLVGIRYREHQWHLRRLKTNHGLRTLRKRYTELLSQEYRCVA; this is encoded by the coding sequence ATGTCTGCTGCCTCCGCCATCGAGGGAAAACCGCGACATCGGGCACAACCCGGACGCTTCCTTAAACGGTACCGGCAGGCGATCGCCGATTTGCTCGCGGCGATCACACTGAAGATGCTTCGTGATCAGGATTGGAACGGCCGCTATCTCCTGCTGCTCGATTCAACGCTCGTCGCCACTGCCGGCCAGACCATCGAAAACACCTTCAGCACCGGTAACTCCAAACGACGACCAGCCAAGAATCGCCGCTACACCAAGTACAAGTATCAACGAAAGAGTTGCCACTGTTTCGTGTTCGCATTGCTGCTGACTCCTGACGGATTGCGAGTACCGATGTGGCTGCCGTACTACACCAAGCCTTATGCGAAGGCACACAAGATCAAACATCGGACGCAGGCGCAGCTTGCGGCGCAGTTGATTTGCGACGCACAAGTACCCGCTGGCATCGAACTGATTGTGCTCGGAGACACCGCATTTGACGCCAAATGCGTGCGTGCGGCTTGCCGGGAGCGAGGCTATTTCTGGATCGTTCCGGTCAACACCAATCGCGTCTTCGCTGCAAAGAAGCACGGCAAGCGGCCTCGTGTGAGTTTGCGAATCGAACAACTTCCTGCATCACGTTTCCAAACCATTCGTCTTTCGATCGGTGCGGGGCCTTGCGCTGCTCAGCGACGAGCCTCCTGCCATCGAACGGCACGCCGCCGCGACGGGACGAAGTCAACTCGGACGTATCACGTCCACAGCGAGAGAAGCGAGGTCCACAATGTGGGCATGGTCATGCTCGTCTTTTCCTCGAGTAAGCCGATTGGCAAAAAGATTAAACGTGAAGGGACGAAGTTGTTGATGACCAATGCAAAGCACTTGTCGGCTCGGCAGGTGTGTGAGCTGTACAGTCTACGTTGGCAGATCGAGTTGTTCTTCAAAGAACTCAAGAGCACGCTGGGAATGAACCAGTACAGCTTCAAAGATTTCGAGGCGGTCGAGAGCTGGATGGGGATCGTGTTGATCACGTTCTGCTATCTGGAATGGACTCGTCGCCGCAAGCTGGCCGATCGCCGAATCGACGATCGGCAGCGCAAATGCTGGAAGCACGCTCGCAGTTACACGGTCCGCGAGGCGTTGTTGGTAGGCATTCGCTATCGCGAGCACCAGTGGCATCTGCGACGGCTAAAAACCAACCACGGCCTCCGCACACTGAGGAAACGCTACACTGAGCTTTTATCCCAGGAATACCGGTGCGTCGCCTGA
- a CDS encoding sulfatase, with product MPKSAAPLGLFVLLLFAGPAIAADENVAAKRPNIIVFLVDDMGIMDTSVPFLTDEAGQPQRYPLNDFYRTPSMQRLAERGIRFNQFYAMSVCSPTRISIMTGQNAARHRATNWINPQKNNAGPHGAPRWDWDGLSPQDVTLPGILSDNGYRTIHIGKAHFAPEGHEGADPANLGFEINVAGAAFGAPGSYYGEKSYGHQTKRKHHAVPGLEKYHGSDTFLTEALTLEAKPLVAQAVRDNIPFYLYFSHYAVHAPFDSDPRFAANYKDSGKPAKAQAFATLIEGMDKSLGDMLDQLEQLGIAEETLVFFLGDNGSDAPLGHQHEVACAAPLRGKKGAHYEGGMRVPFIAAWAKSDPANPLQQQWQIPAGAIQSQVADVTDLLPTILDVAGAAAPKDHTVDGLSLQKLLTGKPDPQRKEQFLMHYPHGPHRSNYFTSWRDGDWKVVYHTLPNEPTTGGFIQFEDGNYELFNLADDPFESTNLAKSHPQELKRMMQGLIDALVAHEAVYPVDDAGAPLPPQLP from the coding sequence ATGCCAAAATCAGCTGCACCCCTCGGCCTGTTCGTTCTGCTGTTGTTCGCTGGACCAGCGATTGCCGCCGACGAAAACGTCGCCGCCAAACGCCCGAACATCATCGTCTTCCTGGTCGACGACATGGGGATCATGGATACGTCGGTACCGTTTCTTACCGACGAAGCGGGCCAGCCGCAGCGGTATCCTTTAAATGACTTCTATCGCACGCCAAGCATGCAGCGGTTGGCGGAGCGAGGGATTCGGTTCAACCAGTTTTATGCGATGAGCGTTTGTTCGCCGACGCGGATCTCGATCATGACCGGGCAAAACGCGGCTCGCCATCGAGCGACCAACTGGATCAACCCTCAGAAAAACAATGCCGGTCCACACGGTGCACCACGATGGGATTGGGACGGATTGAGCCCGCAAGACGTCACGCTGCCGGGGATCTTGAGCGACAACGGATACCGGACGATCCATATCGGCAAAGCCCACTTCGCTCCCGAAGGACACGAGGGTGCCGATCCGGCGAACCTTGGTTTCGAGATCAACGTCGCCGGCGCAGCGTTTGGTGCACCCGGCAGCTACTACGGCGAAAAAAGCTACGGCCACCAAACCAAACGCAAGCACCACGCGGTCCCGGGGTTAGAGAAGTACCACGGCAGCGATACGTTTTTGACCGAGGCGTTGACGTTGGAGGCGAAGCCGTTGGTTGCGCAAGCGGTTCGCGACAACATACCGTTCTACCTGTACTTCTCACACTACGCGGTCCATGCACCGTTCGATTCCGATCCACGCTTCGCCGCCAACTACAAAGACTCGGGCAAGCCCGCGAAAGCCCAGGCGTTTGCCACGTTGATCGAAGGGATGGACAAATCGCTCGGCGATATGTTGGACCAATTGGAACAACTGGGGATCGCCGAGGAGACGCTTGTCTTCTTCTTGGGCGACAACGGCTCGGACGCTCCTCTTGGGCATCAGCACGAAGTCGCGTGCGCCGCGCCGCTGAGAGGCAAGAAGGGTGCTCATTATGAAGGCGGGATGCGCGTCCCGTTTATCGCCGCCTGGGCGAAGTCCGATCCAGCGAATCCGCTGCAGCAGCAATGGCAGATTCCCGCCGGAGCGATTCAGAGTCAGGTCGCCGACGTAACCGATCTGCTGCCGACGATCCTCGACGTCGCCGGCGCCGCGGCGCCGAAGGATCACACGGTCGACGGTTTGAGTTTACAGAAGCTGTTGACCGGCAAGCCCGATCCGCAACGGAAGGAACAGTTTTTGATGCACTATCCGCACGGACCGCATCGCAGCAACTATTTCACCTCGTGGCGCGACGGCGACTGGAAAGTTGTCTATCACACGCTCCCCAACGAACCGACGACCGGCGGTTTCATCCAGTTCGAAGATGGCAATTACGAGTTGTTCAATCTGGCCGACGACCCGTTTGAATCGACGAACCTCGCGAAGTCGCATCCGCAAGAGCTGAAGCGGATGATGCAAGGCTTGATCGACGCGCTGGTCGCACACGAAGCGGTTTACCCGGTCGACGACGCCGGCGCCCCGTTACCTCCTCAATTGCCGTAG
- a CDS encoding NHL repeat-containing protein, translated as MRFACTFAQVAALSVVLLGGLSAEETVDEETPSRPKYPLAIAVDAAESYVVDLDLPGVWKLSAEGQPTLFVRGSKWIRKPLNRPRCVAILPDGDLLIGDTPTREVYRIAAAGGEPKPLTAGGIGIPMSIAVDADENVYVADLETRTIVRFPLAGGKVETFAQVNTRGLSLDPQGQLWAVTQDKDQLVRIDSAGKATPVVSDRPFQFPHNVVVTDSGDAFVTDGYAKAIWRIPAGGKPEQWLTGPPLINPVGLAIHEGNLFVADPHAKNIYKIAIDSKQITPLIKD; from the coding sequence ATGAGATTCGCCTGCACTTTCGCTCAAGTAGCCGCCCTGTCGGTCGTACTGCTCGGTGGTTTGTCCGCAGAAGAAACCGTCGACGAGGAGACACCCAGCCGGCCGAAGTACCCGCTAGCAATCGCAGTCGATGCGGCGGAGTCGTACGTTGTCGATCTCGATCTGCCGGGCGTTTGGAAGTTGTCAGCCGAGGGCCAGCCGACGCTCTTCGTCCGCGGATCGAAATGGATTCGCAAACCGCTGAACCGACCGCGGTGCGTCGCGATCCTTCCCGATGGTGACTTGTTGATCGGCGACACGCCGACTCGCGAGGTCTATCGAATCGCAGCGGCTGGCGGCGAACCGAAGCCATTGACGGCCGGCGGGATCGGAATCCCGATGAGCATCGCCGTCGATGCCGACGAAAACGTCTACGTCGCCGATTTGGAGACGCGGACAATCGTCCGCTTTCCCTTGGCCGGGGGCAAAGTCGAAACATTCGCGCAGGTCAACACGCGGGGGCTGAGCCTCGATCCCCAAGGCCAGTTGTGGGCTGTCACGCAGGACAAGGACCAATTGGTGCGGATCGATTCGGCGGGCAAAGCGACGCCGGTCGTCAGCGATCGCCCGTTTCAATTCCCGCACAACGTTGTCGTCACCGATTCGGGAGACGCGTTTGTCACCGACGGATATGCCAAAGCGATTTGGCGGATTCCCGCTGGCGGCAAACCGGAACAATGGTTGACTGGCCCGCCGCTGATCAATCCCGTTGGACTCGCGATCCACGAGGGGAACCTGTTCGTCGCCGATCCGCACGCGAAGAACATATATAAGATCGCCATCGACAGTAAACAGATCACGCCACTGATCAAAGACTAA
- a CDS encoding DUF6666 family protein encodes MITTQPLSRIQCSLALAFALILTNLATAAEDQTVPTNSLRAPVKPKQTWVPEASPAAEAAAAPQTVEPPAEAQTLVSHPQQPTNARRQYAPAPQPARVGSGAASSRPNTAVRRPAAKPNSPNWLGVKQVGYNEHYIPGDAGIYVEGAPSCGCDSCSGGIGMAYDPGCGFEPSCGFEPSCGFEGAGCTGDACGIGCGCNACVEPGCPPCDPFGWWDWRRTEFFVGVQGFKGPPNFASGNTAGQRDGSASFGFHQGFNMGRPLYFIGCGEFGWQFGLRATQSNLSGAEFTTDERTQLFLTGGVYRRVDCGWQGGVVVDYLSDQWYYDVDLLQIRGELSWKVSPVNEFGFRLTQSTQTSGSVAQLLNDAGVNTTTEAGFLATDQYRFFHRRTMGNGVEVEGNVGFSGSSDVLLGASFDVPMGRCLELRTGFDYLIPDDGSSAGGNQEEGWNLGISFVWTPGGRIAGGRDYYRPLFNVADNGSFMVDRR; translated from the coding sequence ATGATCACGACTCAACCGCTTTCTCGAATCCAGTGCTCGCTCGCTCTGGCGTTTGCCTTGATTCTAACGAATCTCGCGACCGCTGCCGAGGATCAAACGGTTCCAACGAACAGCTTGCGTGCACCGGTCAAACCGAAACAAACTTGGGTCCCCGAAGCGAGTCCGGCAGCCGAAGCGGCCGCCGCGCCGCAGACGGTCGAACCACCAGCCGAAGCGCAGACGCTGGTTTCGCATCCCCAGCAACCGACCAACGCTCGGCGACAATACGCTCCCGCACCGCAACCGGCTCGCGTCGGCAGCGGCGCGGCCAGCTCGCGCCCGAACACGGCGGTCCGTCGCCCCGCGGCAAAACCCAATTCACCGAACTGGTTGGGCGTCAAACAGGTCGGCTACAACGAACATTATATCCCCGGCGATGCTGGGATTTACGTCGAAGGCGCTCCGTCGTGCGGTTGCGATTCGTGCAGCGGCGGAATCGGCATGGCTTACGATCCGGGCTGCGGTTTTGAACCCAGTTGTGGTTTTGAACCGAGCTGTGGATTCGAAGGGGCCGGGTGCACCGGCGACGCCTGCGGAATCGGTTGCGGATGCAACGCCTGCGTCGAACCTGGCTGCCCTCCTTGCGATCCGTTTGGATGGTGGGATTGGCGACGAACCGAATTTTTCGTCGGCGTGCAAGGCTTCAAAGGACCACCCAACTTCGCTTCGGGCAACACCGCCGGGCAGCGCGACGGATCGGCCAGCTTCGGTTTTCACCAAGGCTTCAACATGGGCCGGCCGCTGTACTTCATCGGTTGCGGTGAGTTCGGTTGGCAGTTCGGTTTGCGAGCGACGCAGAGCAATCTGAGCGGAGCGGAATTTACGACCGACGAGCGAACCCAGCTGTTCCTGACCGGTGGCGTCTATCGCCGCGTCGATTGCGGATGGCAGGGTGGCGTGGTCGTCGATTACCTGAGCGATCAATGGTACTACGACGTCGATCTGCTGCAGATTCGCGGCGAGCTGAGCTGGAAGGTTTCGCCGGTCAACGAGTTTGGTTTCCGCTTGACGCAGAGCACGCAGACCAGCGGTTCGGTTGCCCAGTTGTTAAACGATGCGGGCGTCAACACGACCACCGAAGCTGGCTTTTTGGCGACCGATCAGTATCGGTTCTTCCACCGCCGCACGATGGGCAACGGAGTCGAAGTCGAAGGCAACGTCGGCTTCAGCGGCAGCTCCGACGTGCTGCTTGGTGCGTCGTTCGACGTTCCGATGGGCCGCTGCTTGGAACTGCGAACCGGATTTGACTACTTGATTCCCGACGATGGCTCTTCGGCCGGCGGAAATCAAGAGGAAGGTTGGAACCTGGGGATCTCGTTTGTCTGGACTCCAGGCGGCCGAATCGCCGGCGGACGCGACTACTACCGACCGCTGTTTAACGTCGCCGACAACGGCAGTTTCATGGTCGACCGTCGCTAG
- a CDS encoding aldo/keto reductase, with the protein MSATELRPLGQTDIRVSPVAMGCWPIAGMTSLEVNDPDSLATLDAAFDAGINFFDTAYCYGANGESERLIGRGLGNRRDQIVIATKGGIAWDADGQRVQDASPATLRRQCDESLQRLGTDRVELLYLHGPDPDVPVAESAGELKRLMDAGKTRSVGVSNFNVEQLEEFHAVCPLSAVQPHFNMLQQEITHDILPWCEANGASAIIYWPLMKGLLAGKLSRDHQFAPGDGRAKYPMFQGEEWQKNQDFVDALRQLALEIGRTVSDVVINWTIHHPGITAALCGAKRPYQITETAAALSWRLSADQRARIDQAIADRGPAAGRSAV; encoded by the coding sequence ATGTCAGCCACCGAACTCCGCCCCTTGGGACAAACCGATATCCGGGTCTCTCCCGTCGCGATGGGCTGCTGGCCGATCGCCGGAATGACCAGTCTAGAGGTGAACGATCCCGACAGCTTGGCGACGCTTGATGCCGCCTTCGACGCCGGCATCAACTTCTTCGACACCGCGTATTGTTACGGTGCCAACGGCGAGAGCGAACGGTTGATCGGCCGCGGTTTGGGAAATCGCCGCGACCAAATCGTGATCGCGACCAAAGGCGGAATCGCTTGGGACGCCGATGGCCAACGCGTCCAAGACGCTTCCCCCGCGACGCTTCGACGGCAGTGCGACGAGAGCCTGCAGCGACTGGGAACCGACCGCGTCGAACTGCTCTATCTGCACGGCCCCGATCCGGATGTTCCCGTGGCCGAATCGGCGGGCGAACTGAAACGTTTGATGGACGCCGGCAAGACCCGCAGCGTCGGCGTTTCGAACTTTAACGTCGAACAATTGGAAGAGTTTCACGCGGTCTGCCCGCTCTCCGCCGTTCAGCCTCATTTCAATATGCTGCAGCAGGAGATCACTCACGACATCCTGCCCTGGTGCGAAGCCAACGGCGCTTCGGCGATCATCTATTGGCCGCTGATGAAGGGGCTGTTGGCGGGCAAATTGTCCCGCGACCACCAGTTCGCTCCCGGCGATGGCCGCGCGAAGTACCCGATGTTCCAGGGGGAGGAGTGGCAGAAGAATCAAGACTTTGTCGACGCGCTACGCCAATTGGCGCTCGAGATCGGCCGAACCGTTTCGGACGTGGTGATCAATTGGACGATTCATCATCCGGGGATCACCGCAGCGCTTTGTGGAGCCAAGCGGCCGTATCAAATCACCGAGACCGCAGCGGCACTCTCGTGGCGATTGTCAGCTGACCAAAGGGCAAGGATCGACCAAGCGATCGCCGACCGCGGCCCGGCAGCCGGACGATCGGCTGTCTAA
- a CDS encoding cysteine desulfurase family protein — protein MRHIYLDFNTTTPLAPSVGEAMQPFWDEHFLLPTQQHPAGLALGELVDTAREQVANLLGCDPFEVVFTSGGTEANNLAILGVCRAWQQAGKPPGRVIVSASEHDSVIAAANSLQFDGWHIEYLDVDPDGRVDPEQLDAMLQHDTALVCVQAACSISGVLQPVRQVADICHARGVLLHCDAAQLAGKQPIDTGSLRADTIAISGHKMYGPKGIGALYVRRGLKLSPILYGEAQEMGLRPGSGNITGEIGLGAAAKMAARGAEDAADAMAALRDRFEDRLQQAISPTPRVLGNQVSRLPNTSLITLPIRVPLQFNKATSDLVISRPRCAQPQDWMTRCLVAIGLSEQQIACTLRVSVGWTTSQESVDQAADQIIRALEN, from the coding sequence TTGAGACACATCTATCTAGACTTTAACACCACGACCCCGTTGGCCCCTTCGGTCGGCGAAGCGATGCAGCCGTTTTGGGACGAACATTTTTTGTTACCCACGCAACAGCATCCCGCCGGATTGGCGTTGGGCGAACTCGTCGACACGGCTCGGGAACAGGTAGCCAATCTGTTGGGCTGCGATCCGTTCGAAGTCGTATTCACCTCCGGCGGCACCGAAGCGAACAACCTGGCGATCCTGGGCGTCTGCCGTGCCTGGCAGCAAGCCGGTAAGCCGCCCGGCCGCGTGATCGTGTCGGCCAGCGAGCACGATTCGGTGATCGCCGCCGCAAATTCGTTGCAGTTCGACGGATGGCATATCGAATATCTCGACGTCGATCCCGACGGTCGAGTCGACCCGGAACAGCTCGATGCGATGCTGCAGCACGATACGGCGCTGGTTTGTGTCCAGGCGGCGTGCAGTATTTCCGGCGTCCTGCAGCCGGTTCGCCAAGTCGCCGACATCTGCCACGCCCGCGGCGTACTGCTGCACTGCGACGCGGCTCAATTGGCCGGCAAGCAGCCGATCGATACCGGTTCGTTGCGAGCGGATACGATCGCGATCAGCGGTCACAAAATGTATGGCCCCAAGGGAATCGGAGCCCTCTATGTCCGACGAGGTTTGAAACTGTCACCGATCCTGTATGGCGAAGCTCAAGAGATGGGGCTGCGTCCCGGTTCGGGAAACATCACCGGCGAGATCGGTCTCGGCGCGGCGGCGAAGATGGCCGCGCGTGGTGCCGAGGATGCCGCCGATGCGATGGCCGCACTCCGCGATCGGTTTGAAGATCGACTCCAACAGGCGATATCGCCGACGCCACGGGTGCTGGGAAATCAAGTCTCCCGGCTGCCCAACACGTCGCTAATCACGCTGCCGATTCGCGTCCCATTGCAATTCAATAAAGCGACCTCGGATCTTGTTATCTCACGTCCCCGCTGCGCTCAACCGCAGGACTGGATGACTCGCTGCCTGGTCGCTATCGGGCTCAGCGAACAACAGATCGCTTGCACGCTGCGAGTGAGCGTCGGCTGGACGACGTCGCAAGAATCGGTCGATCAAGCAGCCGACCAGATCATCCGCGCGTTGGAAAACTGA
- a CDS encoding glycosyltransferase family 2 protein, translating to MNKILTATSASTENRPSANDNARGRGFDNSEHCMHLLEEAQSLVQQSIDDDQPGAPELSVVIPVFNERETLPQVIAAVQALPITKEIIIVDDGSSDGTADWLRSQRGKSGLTIVLRRRNRGKGSALRMGFRHCRGAIIAIQDADLEYDPRDLMKVIRPIQDGLSDIAYGSRYLGNEVQDPSFLHRLGNRVLTGLSNVTTGLRLTDMETCYKAFRRELIQGVTLRQCRFGFEPEVTAKLARSGQRFMEVPIEYQSRGYDEGKKIGWRDGVNAIYCMLRYSRWD from the coding sequence ATGAACAAGATCCTGACCGCAACCTCCGCGTCGACTGAAAATCGTCCATCCGCCAACGACAACGCGCGTGGCCGCGGATTCGATAATTCCGAACACTGCATGCATCTGCTCGAAGAGGCGCAGTCGTTGGTCCAGCAGTCGATCGACGACGACCAGCCCGGTGCGCCGGAGCTGTCGGTCGTGATCCCCGTCTTCAACGAACGCGAGACGCTGCCGCAGGTGATCGCCGCGGTCCAAGCCCTGCCGATCACTAAAGAGATCATCATCGTCGACGATGGCAGCAGCGACGGGACCGCCGATTGGCTCCGCAGCCAACGCGGGAAGTCGGGCCTGACGATCGTCTTGCGGCGTCGCAATCGCGGCAAGGGATCCGCGCTGCGAATGGGCTTTCGCCACTGTCGCGGCGCGATCATCGCGATCCAAGATGCCGACCTCGAATACGATCCCCGCGATCTGATGAAAGTCATCCGGCCGATCCAGGATGGGCTGTCCGATATCGCTTACGGTTCCCGCTACCTGGGCAACGAAGTGCAAGACCCTTCGTTCCTGCATCGCCTGGGGAATCGGGTGCTGACCGGTTTAAGTAACGTTACGACCGGGCTGCGGTTGACCGATATGGAGACCTGTTACAAAGCGTTCCGCCGGGAATTGATCCAAGGGGTGACGCTGCGACAGTGCCGGTTTGGATTCGAACCCGAGGTGACCGCCAAGCTGGCTCGCAGCGGCCAACGGTTCATGGAAGTCCCGATCGAATACCAGAGTCGCGGCTACGACGAAGGCAAGAAGATCGGTTGGCGCGATGGTGTTAACGCGATCTACTGCATGTTACGGTACAGCCGCTGGGATTGA
- a CDS encoding alpha/beta fold hydrolase: MWLRKRLADRFILRPSRHVVDDPQPATRLIVDGPQGDIECFATRKPAGTQAAALLDVDQPPADLLILKLPGTGGRAERSTAFPALLFQPRDVEVWTWNPPGYGLSQGSASLRHIPAAVLAVWDHLQQHRVGTNTKTLIVGNSLGSVTALYLASQRAADALMIRNPPPLVDMVRDGNAWWNAHRGGTWIAASIEAKMDATTTAGHCQLPALFVQSQLDALVPARLQQSIIDAYAGPHRLVVLPEAQHDTPYRPDDLEAIQLGLQWLIPEFFDKPLE, translated from the coding sequence ATGTGGCTTCGCAAACGACTCGCCGACCGCTTCATTCTGCGTCCCTCACGGCACGTTGTCGACGATCCGCAACCCGCCACGCGATTGATCGTCGATGGACCGCAAGGCGACATCGAATGCTTCGCGACGCGAAAGCCTGCCGGCACGCAAGCCGCCGCGCTGTTGGACGTGGATCAACCCCCCGCTGATCTGCTGATCTTAAAGCTCCCCGGAACGGGCGGCCGCGCCGAGCGATCGACAGCTTTTCCCGCCCTCCTCTTCCAGCCGCGCGATGTCGAAGTCTGGACCTGGAATCCGCCCGGCTACGGACTCAGCCAAGGCTCCGCCTCGCTGCGACACATCCCCGCCGCAGTCCTTGCCGTTTGGGATCATCTGCAACAGCACCGCGTCGGCACTAACACAAAAACCTTGATCGTCGGCAACAGCCTCGGATCGGTGACCGCGTTGTATTTGGCCAGCCAACGCGCGGCCGACGCTCTGATGATTCGCAACCCGCCGCCGCTTGTCGATATGGTCCGCGACGGCAACGCCTGGTGGAACGCCCATCGCGGTGGAACCTGGATCGCGGCATCGATCGAAGCGAAGATGGACGCCACGACAACCGCCGGTCACTGCCAATTGCCAGCCTTGTTTGTGCAATCGCAACTCGACGCCTTGGTCCCGGCGAGGCTGCAACAATCGATCATCGACGCCTACGCCGGCCCGCACCGCCTGGTCGTCCTGCCCGAAGCCCAACACGACACACCCTATCGCCCCGACGACCTCGAAGCGATCCAGCTGGGCTTGCAGTGGCTGATCCCCGAATTTTTCGACAAGCCGCTGGAGTAA
- a CDS encoding GNAT family N-acetyltransferase → MSEFQLYADRFVEADRDALVGFSSGDSVSGRFCTEWITGSGAFDSISRGSTVWLYRLQTGEIVGYGSLGLVNWRWPMPDGNYTRLLYIPMLGIDERFQGQPPDSDWRYSRQIMNHLIGEANLINCERTKPSEYLLLLVDPNNVAALKLYARFDFEMIPDVTFGPGLGVMKHRLAEADGDSK, encoded by the coding sequence ATGAGTGAATTTCAGCTTTATGCAGATAGGTTTGTTGAAGCCGACCGAGACGCCTTGGTCGGCTTTTCTTCTGGCGACTCAGTGTCCGGAAGATTCTGCACGGAGTGGATCACCGGTTCCGGCGCTTTTGATTCGATTAGCCGAGGTTCGACGGTTTGGTTGTATCGCTTACAAACAGGAGAAATTGTCGGCTACGGCTCACTCGGCCTCGTAAACTGGCGGTGGCCGATGCCTGATGGCAATTACACACGACTGCTCTATATCCCAATGCTTGGAATCGATGAGCGATTTCAAGGCCAGCCGCCAGATTCAGATTGGCGATATTCACGCCAGATTATGAACCATTTGATTGGCGAAGCAAACCTGATCAATTGCGAACGAACCAAGCCGTCGGAGTACCTGCTCCTTCTCGTCGATCCTAACAATGTAGCTGCGTTGAAGCTCTATGCACGCTTCGATTTTGAAATGATCCCGGACGTTACGTTCGGTCCCGGCCTCGGTGTGATGAAACACCGATTGGCTGAGGCTGATGGCGACAGCAAGTGA